Within Sporosarcina sp. PTS2304, the genomic segment GAATATAGCCGGACAGCTAAAGGATTGCCGATCATTAACCTCATTGATTTTGAAAAAGGTGAAAAGGTAACGGCGATGATCCCGATCAGTGAGTTTAGTGAAGACCACTATTTATTCTTTGCCACAAAGCATGGTGTAATAAAACGTACATCCATTATGGGGTATGCAAATATCCGTGCAAATGGGCTAATTGCTTTAGGCTTGCGTGAAGAAGACGAGTTGATTTCCGTAAAAATGACAGACGGTACATCTGATATTGCCATTTGTTCAAAACAAGGAATGTTAATACGTTTTGAAGAAGAGAGTATTCGTCCACTTGGAAGAACAGCTGCAGGTGTCCGTGGTATTCGTTTACGCGAAGAAGACGAAGTAGTAGGTATGGATATAGTAGCGCCTCATGATGATATTCTTGTAGTTACTGAGAAAGGGTATGGTAAACGCACACCAGAAAGTGAGTATCGTGCCCAGTCACGTGGAGGGTATGGTCTGAAAACGATGCATATGACTGAACGTAACGGCGATATTGTCGCAATGAAGGCAGTAAATGGCGAAGAAGATCTAATGCTTATTACGATCCACGGTATTCTTATCCGTATGTCGATAGGTGATATTTCTATATTTGGCCGTTCTACCCAAGGTGTTCGATTAATCCGTTTAGCAGATGATGAACTTGTCGCAACTGTTGCGAAGGTTGAGAAAGATGAAGAAGCCGAGCATGATGAAGAACTAGAAGAGTCTATAGACATCGATTACGAAGTAGTTGACGAAAAAGAAGACAGCGAGTAAAGGGAAGGTTATTGGAGGGCTAAAGTGCCTCTTCAATAACCTTTTCTATTTTATATGTGATAATTTGCTCATACATCTATCCATATAATTGAGAATAATATATGATAATAGATAGAGAAAAGAAGAAATTAGGTGAAGATGGTGGATATCTATAAAGAAGTAAGTGAATTGCGCCCCGGAAACTTTCTTAAAGAAGATATATATGCGAATACAAAAAATCCAATTATAGCTAAAGACACGAAACTAACACTGGAGCACTTCGATGTTCTTCGTTCATTCGGCATAGCTAGAGTTCTGATTGAATCCAAAGCACAAGGGCATTTGGAACAGCCGGAGGAAAAAGTCACTGAAGTAAAACTGACACCAGAAGTTGAAAAACTTATGAATCAAAGTGCGCCTGCCAAGTCTACAACATTGGAATCTTTATACGATGACACCGTAGAAGCCTATCGTAAGGAGTTTGCTAGCTATAAATCAGGCAAAAAACTAGATGTTGCGGTAGTGAGAACAATTGCATTACCAGTCATTCAGGCATTTCTAGAAAACAAAGAGTATGTTAGACGTCTAAATGAGTTTTCCACAATTCAAAACTATCAAGCACATCATTCTATTAGTGTTGGAATACTAGCAGCATTAATTAGCGATCAAATGGGTTACCCAAAAGGACAAGTGCTACAAATTGGTATAGCTGGCGTGTTAGCAGATAGCGGAATGGCAAAAATTAATCAAAACATTATAGATAAAGTGGCATTTTTAACGAGTGATGAAATTAACGAAGTGAAGAAGCATGTCATTCATAGCTTTCAAATGGTCTCAGAATCCCCCCTAGTTCGACAAGAAATGAAAGTCGCTATTCTACAACATCATGAGCGATTTGATGGCAGTGGGTATCCAAGGGGACTAAAAGGGCAGGAAATTACAGAGATTTCTCAAATCCTTTCAGTCGCAGACGTATACCACGCAATGGCATCAGAAAGACCCTATCGCCAAAAAGAAAGTTCATTTAAAGTAATCGAATTAATGAGAGAAGAAGAGTTCGGTAAGTTTGATATGAAAATCATTCAAGTGCTTCATGATTTAATAAATAAATTGTCTATTGGCACGAGAGTAAAATTATCTACTGATGAAATTGCTGAAATCATATACTTGCATCGCGACTTTCCATTACGTCCAATTGTTAAAGTTCTTGGAAGTGGGCAGCATATTGACTTATCAGCTAATAGAAAGATCTCAATAGTAAAGAACTTTTAACGCGACAGTTCGTATTTATCACTCGTCACAAATAGAGTAAAATCAGTCAAGCCTACAGATGATTGATTTTACTCAAACACCTATCTTGTTCAGAAAATATAGTAATGGCGCATAGTTCTCGTATTTAAAGAAAGATGAGTGAAGCTATTCATTAAAAATTTACAATGAAAAGGATAGATATAGTTAGCGTGTATATAATGCTTGCAATGTGAAAGAGCAGGTGGTATATTTAATCTCGTTGCTTTTGAAGTTAGCAACTTAGCCAAAAACATTTCAAAAGTTTTTGATAAAAGTGTTGACAGTCAAACTGTAATTTGATATTATAAGAAAGTTGCCTCTTATGAAAGAGCGACTACATGAACCTTGAAAACTGAACAGCAAAACGTTAACGAAATACAAGTTTGTGTATGACACAAACAAATTGAGTATCTTAAATGATGCCAGCAAATGAAATTCGAGCTAATCGATTTTCTGTTTTACTGGCTGACGAGATGCTGTAGAGTACTAGGAAGTGATCGAGCGAAAGAGGGAGCGTACTACCGTACGTGACCGACTGAGCGAGTGAAACTGACGACGTAATCTGCAGTAGCTCGTCTGCCAGTCTTATGGAGAGTTTGATCCTGGCTCAGGACGAACGCTGGCGGCATGCCTAATACATGCAAGTCGAGCGAAAGTGTAGAAGCTTGCTTCTATACTTTAGCGGCGGACGGGTGAGTAACACGTGGGCAACCTACCTTACAGATGGGGATAACTCCGGGAAACCGGGGCTAATACCGAATAATCCATTTTCTCGCATGAGTGAATGTTGAAAGACGGCT encodes:
- a CDS encoding HD-GYP domain-containing protein encodes the protein MVDIYKEVSELRPGNFLKEDIYANTKNPIIAKDTKLTLEHFDVLRSFGIARVLIESKAQGHLEQPEEKVTEVKLTPEVEKLMNQSAPAKSTTLESLYDDTVEAYRKEFASYKSGKKLDVAVVRTIALPVIQAFLENKEYVRRLNEFSTIQNYQAHHSISVGILAALISDQMGYPKGQVLQIGIAGVLADSGMAKINQNIIDKVAFLTSDEINEVKKHVIHSFQMVSESPLVRQEMKVAILQHHERFDGSGYPRGLKGQEITEISQILSVADVYHAMASERPYRQKESSFKVIELMREEEFGKFDMKIIQVLHDLINKLSIGTRVKLSTDEIAEIIYLHRDFPLRPIVKVLGSGQHIDLSANRKISIVKNF